In Canis lupus familiaris isolate Mischka breed German Shepherd chromosome 9, alternate assembly UU_Cfam_GSD_1.0, whole genome shotgun sequence, a single window of DNA contains:
- the KRT28 gene encoding keratin, type I cytoskeletal 28 — protein sequence MSLRFSSGSRHICLWSGTGSARPSSGGSGFAGSNACGSSFAGSGFSCALGGGLGSIPGGNHAGGVFGSAACSGFAGSEGGLLSGNEKVTMQNLNDRLASYLDNVRALEEANAELERKIKGWYDKYGPGSCRGLDYDYSRYHLIIEDLKNKIISSTTANANVILHIDNARLAADDFRLKYENELALHQNTEADINGLRRVLDELTLCRTDQELQYESLSEEMRYLKKNHEEEMKALQCAAGGNVNVEMNAAPGVDLTVLLNNMRAEYEALAEQNRRDAEAWFNEKSATLQQQISDHAGAATTARNELTDMKRTLQTLEIELQSVLATKHSLECSLTETEGNYCTQLAQIQAQIGALEEQLHQVRTETEGQKLEYEQLLDIKVHLEKEIETYCHLIDGDGNSCSKSKGFGSGGSGNSSKELSKTTLVKTVVEEIDQRGKVLSSRVHSIEEKTSKVTSGKTEQKVPF from the exons ATGTCTCTCCGATTTTCTAGTGGGTCCAGACATATTTGCTTATGGTCTGGAACTGGATCTGCCAGGCCATCCAGTGGAGGCTCAGGCTTTGCAGGCAGCAATGCATGTGGCAGCTCCTTTGCTGGAAGTGGATTTTCCTGTGCCTTGGGAGGGGGCCTGGGCAGTATTCCTGGGGGGAACCATGCTGGTGGTGTCTTCGGAAGCGCTGCTTGTTCTGGATTTGCTGGAAGTGAAGGGGGACTTCTGTCTGGGAATGAGAAGGTGACCATGCAGAATCTTAATGACCGCTTGGCATCCTACCTGGATAACGTGCGAGCTCTGGAAGAGGCAAATGCTGAACTAGAGAGGAAAATCAAGGGTTGGTATGATAAGTATGGACCAGGATCTTGCCGTGGACTTGATTATGACTATAGCAGATACCATCTAATAATTGAAGATCTTAAGAATAAG attatctCTTCCACTACTGCTAATGCTAATGTAATTCTACATATTGACAATGCCAGACTGGCTGCTGATGATTTCCGGCTAAA GTACGAGAATGAGCTTGCCCTTCACCAAAACACAGAGGCTGACATCAACGGGCTGCGGAGAGTCCTGGACGAATTGACACTCTGCAGGACTGACCAGGAGCTGCAGTATGAATCCCTGAGTGAAGAGATGAGGTATCTCAAGAAGAACCATGAAGAG GAAATGAAGGCGCTGCAGTGCGCGGCGGGAGGGAACGTGAACGTGGAGATGAACGCGGCGCCCGGGGTGGACCTCACCGTCCTGCTGAACAACATGCGGGCCGAGTACGAAGCCCTGGCTGAGCAGAACCGCAGGGACGCCGAGGCCTGGTTCAACGAGAAG AGCGCCACCCTGCAGCAGCAGATCTCTGACCACGCGGGCGCCGCCACCACGGCCAGGAACGAGCTGACCGACATGAAGCGCACCCTGCAGACCCTGGAGATCGAGCTGCAGTCCGTCCTGGCAACG AAACACTCCCTGGAGTGCTCCCTGACTGAGACCGAAGGCAACTACTGCACACAGCTCGCCCAGATCCAGGCTCAGATCGGGGCCCTGGAGGAGCAGCTGCACCAGGTCAGAACTGAGACCGAGGGCCAGAAGCTGGAGTATGAGCAGCTGCTTGACATCAAGGTCCACctggaaaaggaaattgagaccTATTGCCACCTGATTGATGGAGATGGGAA CTCATGCTCCAAATCAAAGGGCTTTGGATCAGGAGGCTCAGGGAATTCATCCAAAG AGTTATCCAAAACCACACTGGTAAAGACAGTGGTTGAAGAGATAGATCAACGTGGTAAAGTTCTATCATCAAGAGTTCACTCCATTGAAGAAAAGACATCTAAAGTGACCAGTGGCAAAACAGAGCAAAAGGTTCCTTTCTAG